TCTTCGGTGGCCAGTGGCTCGGCGGCAGATTCCGCGCCTGGCGCGACCGGCGCACCGCGTAGTCGCTCCGGGGCGTCTCCGCCCTCCTTTTCGTCCCCCCCACCGAGCCGGAGCAGGGTTAACTACCTACGTAGTGCGGGAGGGGACGGGTACTAACTGCTCTTACGGTCGATGCCGCAACCGGTTAGTTTTGGCCTGCTCGAACCGAACGCAGCAGCGCGGCGTCGGGTCGTCCAGTCGGAGCTCCTTCCGCCGATCCCACCCGCGCACGACCCGAACGAGGAGACACTCATGAAACTGAAAACTCTCGCGAAGATGGCCCTGATCGGCGCCCTGCTGGTCGGCGGAAGTGCCGCCCAGGCGGCCGAGAACCAGGCCGACTGGACGACGACCCTGAACGTGAAGCTCGCGCTGCTCGAGAAGCTGGGTAGCGACTCGTTGCGCATCGAGGTCGAGACCACCGATGGCGCCGTCACCCTCAAGGGCACGGTCAAGAAGCGCGAAACCCTCGAGCTCGCGCAGTCGGTCTCGAAGTCGGTGGCGGGCGTCAAGAGCATGAAGAGCGACCTCCATCTCGAGGCCAATGTCGAGAATCCGAGCTCGACCTCGGTCGCGGCCGGTGAGACGGAAGCCGAAGTCAAGGACGCGATTCTCTCCACCAAGATCCGCATGGCGCTCATCGACAAGATGGGCAGCGACGGCTTCCGGATCGGTACCGTCGCGGCCAACGGCGTCGTCACCCTGGAGTTCGACAAGGACTTCGCCAACAGCCGTCGCACCGACGCGGTGAAAGTCGTCAAGGCCGTGGACGGCGTCAGCAAGGTCATCTCCGTCGACAAGGCGTAAGCCTTCCGGCTGGAGAGTGCTGCACATAAGCCCGCTCGGGGAGACCCGGGCGGGTTTCGTCGTTTCTGCCATCGGCTCTGGGACCCTGGCTCGCGATGCGCCGGGAACCCGCGGAGCCCCCCGGTGGAGTCAGGGCACCAGGCGTCGGGCGCGCTCTTCGACAGCCAGCCACCCGGCTGCCCGCGCCACCCGTTCGACCTCGGCGGCCGCACGCCGCGCCGCCTCGCGGTCGCCGAAAGCGAGGTCCACGGCCGCGCGGTCGAGCCGCAGCTCGAGGGCGGTCGCCTTCCGGCCGGACTCCTCGGCGAGGCGCCTGGCGCCGTCGAGGTTGCGGCGAGCCTCGTCCGCTCGCCCTGCGGCTTGCGCGAGCTCGCCTTCTGCCGCGAGCAGCGCGATCCTGAGTCCGACGACCGGGCTCTGCTCTCCCGCACTCCGCAGGCGGGCGAGTCGCCGCGCCGCTGCGTCGAGGTCGCCCTCCCGCACATCCAGGCGGGCGAGCTGGATCTCGCCGGCCACCAGGTCCACCCGGTCGCCGTGTCCACGCATCGGCTCGAGGGTGGCGTCCACCATGGCGCGCGCCCGGGCGAGCTCGCCCAGGGAGCTGCGAAGGCCCGCCTCTTCCAGGTCGAGCTCCGCCACCTGCTCTGCCGCGCCCACGCCGGCGAAGAGTCGCCGCGCGGCGCTGAAACGTTCGAGAGCTTCGGCCGGCTTGCCGAGCGCGCGCGCCAGGAGACCGCCCAGGAAGGCGCCGCGGGCAGCGACCTCTCCGGTGCCGATCTCGCGCGCCAACCCCTCGATGGCTTCGACAGCGGCGACGGCGCTCCCGACCTTCCCCTCCTCGAGATCCCATTGGCCGCGATGAAGGTAGGCCGAGTCCAGGGCGCTCGCCGCCGGGCCGGCCCGCCCGAGCTCGATCGCCTCGTCGAGGCAGGCGCCGGCGTCGGCCGCGCGGCCCTGTTCCCAGAGGGCCGCGGCGAGATTGTCCAGTGCAAGCGCAGCCTTCAGCGGCCGCTCGAGGTTGCGGAAGATCCCGATGATCTCGCGGAACCGTGCCTCCGCCAGGTCCGGCCGGCCGCGCAGCAGGTCGAGGCTGCCGAGATTGCCGACGATGGTGGCGCCGGAATTGGTGGGCGAGGCGGCGCGCGTCGCTACCAGGGCGCGCTCGAGGAGCCGGCTCGCCCCGGTGAGGTCGTTCGCCTGCGCCAGCTCGATCGCGAGGTCGTTCAGGACACGGGCGAGCGACGCCAGGTCACCCGCACGCTCGAACTCGGCGACCGCGCTTTCCATCTCGCGCCTCGCCTCTGCCCGGCGGCCGAGCGTTCCGAGCAGACGGCCGAGCGAGGCGCGGATCTGCCCTACGAGCTCGCCACGCCCGGTGGCCAAGGCCCGGGCGAGGGCCCTCTCGAAGAGAATCAGGGCCTCTTGCGGAGCGCCGCGGTGCGCAGCGATTGTCGCTTCGACGTAGTCCACCAGCGGATCGTCGGTGGCGCCCGGTATCTGGCGCAGGCGGGCGACGATCAGCCCCGCCTCGTCCGGCCGCTGCTCCCGCAGCAGCGCGATGGCGAGCCCCGCTCCGGCGTCGACGTTTGCGGGTTCGGCATCGAAGCGCCGGACGAGCTCTTCGAGCACCGGCATGGACGCGGCCGAGAAGGGAAATGGCCGCGCCACGGCGAGCGACGGAGTGCCTTCGCCGCCCGGTCTCGTGAGAAGACCGGCGGCGACCGACGCCAGGAGGAGAGCGGCCAGCGCGACGAGGCGCCGGTGCGACCGAAGCACTCCGAGCAGCCTGGAGCGTCGGGCGCCCGGGCGGGCCTCGACCGGCTCACCGGCCAGGTGACGCTCGAGGTCGGCCGCGAACGCCCGCGCCGAAGCGTAGCGCTCCGCGGGTTCGCGCCGCAGCGCTTTCAGGCAGACCGCATCGAGGTCGCGCGCGATCGAGCGCCGGGGCTCTTGGGCAGCGTCCCCCGTTGGCCGCTGGCGCCGCTCACCGCTCGGCCTCCCGGTCGCCGTCGTCTCGCGGAGGCGCTCGCTGGGCGGCCGCGGTTCGGACGACAGCACCTCGCGCTCGAGCTCCCCGCGCGAGGTGCCGGAGCCGCCGAAGGGACGGCTGCCGGTCAGAAGCTCGTAGAGCAGGACCCCTGCCGAGTAGATGTCCGTTGCCGCGGAAACCGGCTCGCCTGCGAACTGTTCCGGACTTGCATAGGCCGGCGTGAACATGCGCAGCGCGAGCGCGGTGACGTGCTGCGGCGCGTCGTCGTCGTCGAGGAGCTTGGCGACGCCGAAGTCGAGCAGGCGGGTACGGCCGAAGCGGTCGACGAGAAT
This DNA window, taken from Thermoanaerobaculia bacterium, encodes the following:
- a CDS encoding BON domain-containing protein; this encodes MKLKTLAKMALIGALLVGGSAAQAAENQADWTTTLNVKLALLEKLGSDSLRIEVETTDGAVTLKGTVKKRETLELAQSVSKSVAGVKSMKSDLHLEANVENPSSTSVAAGETEAEVKDAILSTKIRMALIDKMGSDGFRIGTVAANGVVTLEFDKDFANSRRTDAVKVVKAVDGVSKVISVDKA
- a CDS encoding serine/threonine protein kinase, which gives rise to MSLDPRLPDLFAEARERLGEAREIFLTGLAREAPELAEEIRALLENGAEGERRFAGTAWERLPLEEEPPGRLPSRIGPYRIVEEIGRGGMGRVFLAEEVREAFRRQLALKVIDRPWGDSDRARRFRAEVRILASLEHPGIARFLEGGELPDGTLFLALEYVQGEDLLTYANQRGLSTDERVRLVVEVLGAVEYAHEQGVVHRDLKPANILVDRFGRTRLLDFGVAKLLDDDDAPQHVTALALRMFTPAYASPEQFAGEPVSAATDIYSAGVLLYELLTGSRPFGGSGTSRGELEREVLSSEPRPPSERLRETTATGRPSGERRQRPTGDAAQEPRRSIARDLDAVCLKALRREPAERYASARAFAADLERHLAGEPVEARPGARRSRLLGVLRSHRRLVALAALLLASVAAGLLTRPGGEGTPSLAVARPFPFSAASMPVLEELVRRFDAEPANVDAGAGLAIALLREQRPDEAGLIVARLRQIPGATDDPLVDYVEATIAAHRGAPQEALILFERALARALATGRGELVGQIRASLGRLLGTLGRRAEARREMESAVAEFERAGDLASLARVLNDLAIELAQANDLTGASRLLERALVATRAASPTNSGATIVGNLGSLDLLRGRPDLAEARFREIIGIFRNLERPLKAALALDNLAAALWEQGRAADAGACLDEAIELGRAGPAASALDSAYLHRGQWDLEEGKVGSAVAAVEAIEGLAREIGTGEVAARGAFLGGLLARALGKPAEALERFSAARRLFAGVGAAEQVAELDLEEAGLRSSLGELARARAMVDATLEPMRGHGDRVDLVAGEIQLARLDVREGDLDAAARRLARLRSAGEQSPVVGLRIALLAAEGELAQAAGRADEARRNLDGARRLAEESGRKATALELRLDRAAVDLAFGDREAARRAAAEVERVARAAGWLAVEERARRLVP